A region of the Pirellulales bacterium genome:
TGCCGTTTCTTCGACGAGCTCTTCCTGCGCCTTGGTGACTTGCCCGACTTCACGATGAAAATGACGGAAGCTGGCCCACTGCTTCATCTCGTCGAGCATTTCGGCGAGCGACTCGGTCACTTCATCCTGCGCCTGGGCGGCTTCTGCGAGAGGCGTATTGATGCCGGCCCCCTTGCCAGGCGCCGTCTCAGTCTTGTCTTGCAGCTCGACCTGCGCCGTCTTGATCGCCGTCGCCAGACCGCGACCAGCCTCGGGCAGGGGACCGTCAGCCAATCGCGATAGCCGATCGAGCAGGTCCTGCATTTGTCGCTGAGTGTCGGGTCCGTCGATCTTGTTGATCTGCAATTCTTCGAGCAGATCGTTGACCTGGCCTCGCAGACCTTCGTGCTTGTTGGTCAATTCGCGTTCGACCTGTTGCTGATTCAGGCCCGCTCCCTGCAAGGCGTCGATGTCCGATTTTTTCAACTTGCCGGTTTGCTTGAGCTGTACTTCCAATCCGGCCACGTGAGATCGTGCCGCGTGCTGCAATTGCAGCACGCGCGACAACTCGTTGAAAATTACCCCCTGCCGATCGACCAGACGGTCTTGCGCCTCTTCAGGCGTGACGATCGCCAACCGCCGTGGCAGGCTTTGGCCTGTTTGCCCGGCGTAATCGGTCACCGAAGCGTGAAACGTAAGCTGCACACCCGGAGGCAAGCCCAGCGGCGTCAACTGCCACTCATAAGACAGCTCGCGCCGGTCGCCGGTATAACCTTCTGCGGATGAGGCGGTCGCCACTTCAGCGGGCACGGACTCCGGCCCGGCGAAGAGTTCCAATCGCTCTGAGCCCGCGTCAGATTTGTCAGAGCGCAAATACTCAAGCGATACACCGTGTACCGCCAGATCGTCTGCGGCGTTCAGACTCAGTGACAGAACCGCGTCAGGCGTGACATACAAGTTTGCCTTCGGTTGCTCGATTTCCGCGGTCGGGGGCGCGTCGGGCACGGCTCGAATTTCATAGCGAGTCGTTTCATCGTTATGAAAGCCTTCGCGGTCCGTCAAAACGAACCGGTACGGTCCCGAGGCCCGCACTTCAAAAGGAGTTTCCGCATCGGGGGCAATCGTGGCACCGTAACCGTCGGCGCGAAGCGTCGCGGGAATCGTGACGTCATCCGCCATCCGCAGGGCTGCCTCGGCCAGCGGCTTCGTGAACGTGGCTTCCAGTTGCACCTTCGTGCCGACCAGTGCGCGCAGATTCGCTTCGCTGGCGCGCGGTTCCCAACCGGTATACGCCGGAAAGTGCAGCATCAGCTTGGTACTGCGCACCGCCGGCGGCTCGACGACGTCCAGCGCCGTCCAGGGCATCGTATAATCATCTCCCCCCACCGCGCGATATTCGAACGGCCGCTCGACGTTTTCTCGACGCGCGAGCAGTTCTCCTCCGATCGCATGCAATGGTTCGGTCTCTTCGCTCACTTTGTCGTCAGGGCCACTAAACCGGTAATGCATCACGACGTCGTCCGGCGGAACGGCCGACGTTTGATCGATCACTTCAACTTCGAAGTTCTGTCCGTGGGGCAAACGGTCGACCGGGGCAACGATTGCCAACTGATTCACGCGCGGCCAGTCGAAGTCACCCAGCGGACTCACCAGGCGCAATAGCGCCACACGCGACGTCGAACCGCCAACAAAAATGAGCAACAGCACCGCGGCCAGTGAAATTCCCAAGCTCAACAGAGCACGGCGGGCCGGCCGCGCGTCGAGGGCCGTCGAAAGATCGAGTTCGTCGATCGCGGCCGAGGTATCGCGAATCACGGCCCGGCGCAAGTCCGCCGAGCCCGCCAGGGGGTCGTCCGCAGGCTCGCGAACGAATTCCACGGCGCTCGCTAACCGGCCACGAAGAGACGGATATGCGAGTTCCAAACGCTTAGCGATCTGGACATCGCTCATTCGGCTGCCGCGAATGGCACGCCAGACTCCGCGCGCGGCCAAGGTGACAACGGTCAGCAAGGCCAGCGAGGAAATCGCCCGCAGCCCGCGATCTTGATAGCGGAAGAGCGCATCGACGAGCGCCAGCGTCACGCCAGTCCACAGCACGAGGACCAGCGCACGCGATATGGCTTTCGACAGTACGAACTGCCGTGCTCTTCGGCGGATTCGCGCGAGTTTGAGCTCGAGCGGATGCGGCATAACTATTCCTCGCCCGTCGAATTCCGCCACTCTTTGTGATTATACCATTGCATATCGCTTGCGCAGCAGCCACTCGCCGACTAGCAAACCGACAAATGCCAGCAATAGCGGCCAACGATTCCAAAGCTCGATGGGGGGCAAAGCTTCGATTGGCACCTGTCGCCCGGCTGGCAGGGATTTCTTCAATTGCTCGGCCGTGGCGAGCGTGAAGCTGCGCCCCTTAGTCGTTTCGCTGGCCCGCGCCAGCTCTGCAAAATCGGCCTCGACGCGCTCGAACTCACCGGCGGCCAATGTCACGGTGAAGTCGGTCGCCGGTGCGCCCCCCTCCAAGGTCGGCGCCGCGATCCAAGCGTGATAGCGCCCCTCAGGCAAGTCCGCTAGCGAAGCGACGAAAACACCACGCCCCATTTCCGCGCGCTCAAGCTGCACATGGATGTTCTTGCTTCCCTGTTGCTCGAGCACCACGCTGACACCATTATCCTCGGCCGGGGCCAATCGCTCATCGGTGAAGCGGACGCGCACCAGGACTGGTTCGCCTCGGTGATATTCGCGACGATCGGTCGTCAATTCGGCCGATCGATTATTTCCCAGCAACTTCGCCCGACTGAGATAACGGATGGTTTGAATCCAGTAGCGGGCGAAAAAAACATCCCCCACCCGATAGCGCCAACGCCAGGTGCCGTCGACGGCGTGAAACAGCACCTTGCCTGCCCCCGCATATTGCAGACAGATCAATGGCAACTTCGCGCCGTTTTCGCCCGACCGGGCAACATGCTCGGCCAGCACGCGCACGGCCGGCTTGAGCTTCGAAATCTCGAACATCCAATACAGCGGTGGCAAGTTGTTCCAAATCTCGCGAGTCTGTTCCGGTGTGTCCCCCAACTGCATGGTTGGGCTGGCCAGGCCCAGATCGGTAGGCAACACCTGAAAGCCTGCGACCGATCCCGAAATGGGCTGCCCGGCCGTGGCGCCGTCGAACTCCAATGGCAACAGCGCAGCCAACGGCGTATCGCGATAAGCGTCGGGGGTGAATCGAAGCCCCGAGATAAACACCAGTCCGCCCCCCTTCTCGGTGACGAACTCGTTCAGATTTCGCATCACGCCCGCGCCCAGCAGCGTGGGATTCACATCACCGAAGATGATCACGTCGTACTTGAACAACTCCTCGCGTCGCACGGGGAACGATCGCAAAGCCGATTGGTCGATCTCGGCATACGAAGGATCGGCCTCTTGCAGGACAGTATGCAACTCGATCGTCGAGTCGCGCTCTAAAAGGTGCTTAAGATAGCGGAACTCGTAGTTCGGATAAGCTTGCGCAAGCAGGACATGAATCTGATCCTTGCGCACGCTGACCAGCCGCTCTTGCCGATTGTTATCCGCCTGCACCTCGTCCGGCAAACTGGGAACTTCGACAACGAACTCGAATTCGCCGACGGCCGTGGGGCGATACGGGATGACGACCTTTTTCGCCTGGCCATCAGCGCCCACCTTGACCGTGGTTTTCGCCAGCGGCGCAGGGTTTGTCTTATCGCGCAGCACGACGTCGACTTGCTTATCGGCAAAGCCGTGGCCGATGAGCTTGAATTCGAAGTTCACCACATCATCGACAAAAACCACGTCATCGACCAAAAGATCACTGACGACCAGATCGCGGTTTGGCCGGTCGTTCCCCAGCGCAACCGTCAACAGCGGCACTCCCCGACGTCGCGCATAGCCGGCCGCATCGGCCAGCGATTCTCCCTCGGTGCTGATGCCATCGCTGAACAGCACGATCGCCGACGGTGGTGCGCCGCGCAAATCGTTCAAGATGTTGCGGATCCCCTGCCCCAGACGCGTGCTCTGACCCGTCGGCTCGACCCTGGCAATGCGTTCGAGCAATTCTTCGGTTTCGCCTAAGTCGCTACGCGCACTGTCCGCGATAAAGTACAGTCGCAGCTTGTGACCTCGGGCGGCATCTTGCAGTAACTGGCCGTTATCGGCCAACAGTAATGACTTCGCCAGGTTCAGGCGGGTCATTCTTTGCAATCGAGCGCCGCGCAACTGCGATTCGGCTAATGAAGCGATCTGCGGATCATCGTAACGATCGACCACGCCCATGCTGGCCGAATCATCAACGGCGAACACCAAATAAGGCAGCCCCGTCCGCTCGAGCGTGACGGCTACTTGCGCGATCATGAAGCAGACGATTCCCAGCACCACCAACCGCACGCCGATCAGGGCAATGCGAATGTTGCGCCCGGCGCGGGCCGCCTCGCGCAGGTAAAAGAATACGATCAGCGTTACGATCGACGCCACCACGACCAATGTCAGGCCGGCCGGCCACGGCCACTGATAGTCGAGCGTCCAAACCGTACCTTCCCCGGACTCGGCGGGCTCGAGGCCGAGGAAACGCTCTAACCAGGCTGGCACGGTTCCTTTCATCGCGCGTAACGTCCGCTGAACCAATTCAAAAAGCTCTCGGTCACCAGCAACCCGACCGCGGCGACTAATAACCACAAATGCAAGCGACTACGAACGACGATCTCGTCACTGACGTCGGCATCCGTATCGCGCCAGTTCGTACGATGGAAATAACGGACTCCCGGCCAGACGTCTTGCGCGAGTTCCTCGGGAGTGACTTGCTCCAAATCGCTTTCGACCGTGTTGAGATTCACAGCAAAGGCTTGCGCCGCTGCGAGCTGCGTTCCGCCGCCGAATGGTTCGACGCGGTAGATGCCGCTCTGCTGCGTGTCGCCGAACGACCAGGAACGGTCGCTCGCTTCGCCAACGACCGCGGCGCGTTTGATTTCTCCCGACGGCACTCGCACGTCGATCCCTGCCACGCGCCCCGCCGGCAACAAGCCCCCCAGTGCCTGCCCCACCGACACGTTGTGCTCTTGCAAGCGTCCGTGCATGGCGAACATCAGGAGTTCCTGGACGATGGGTACATAGCTGGGCCACATCGGCATCGCCGTCCAAGTGGCATCGGCGCTGGTCGCCACCAGGATCGATCGTCCGCGGCCGATCGTTTCTTCCACGATTAGCGGATCGCCGCTATCCGTGGCCAGCGCGACTTGCGCTCGTGTCGGCTCGGCCAATTGCAATTTGAAATACTTTTGCAGCGGAGTGGTCAACAGGCCGGCTTGTTCTGAATCGCGGAACTCGGCGACCAGCGGATGCCGATAGCCGAGCGGGTCGAGCGCGTATTGCGCCGCCTCGGCCGGCTTCAAGAGTTGCGCCGGCAGGACGCGCTTCGCGGGATCGTCACGCGCGGCGAGCAGCCGATTGTAATTATCGGGCTGCACCTGGTCGCCAAGGAAAAAGACGACGCCCCCGCCAAAGTTCAAGTAAGAGCGCAACACATTGGCCTCGCGCTCCGTGAATTGCGACACATTGCACAGGAACACGCAGTCGTACTGCGTGAGATCGGTGTCCAACAGCGCGCTCTCGTTGACAACTTCGGGCCGGACTCGCGATCGCTGGCGTTCGCCCGCCGGTGGCGAGAGGGCGACCATCAGAAAATCGGTCGCCGATTTGAACCGCCCGCCGGCCGGTCGACCATCAACGCACAGGACGCGCAGTTGGTCCTTAACACCAATCGCCAGGTAACGGTGATTATCGATATCCAGCAAGTCAGGCGTCATGCGTAGCTCGACGACGTGCTCGCCCGCGGCGTCGAAATAACAGGGAAAGTTTACGGCCGTACTGCCACCGGCGGCCAGGTCGACCGTTCGCTCGGCGGTACGCTCGCCGTCGATGTGCAGCTCGACAGTTTGCTGCGCTTTGGCCTGACGTCCGAAGTTGCGCACCTCGGCGGCTAGCATCGTCGCTTGCCCCACCGTGACAACTCCATCGGCCAGGCGAAGCTGCTCGATCGCGGCGTTATCAGCTCCGGATTGCCCGAGGTCGATCACGGTCAATGCGGCCGCTTCGCCGAGGCGCCGCGCGCGTTCGCGGAATTCTGCAATTGACGCGGCGCCGAGATCGGGGGACCAACTAGTCCGGCCCAAATCGGTAAGGAAGTACACCTGCTCGCGCGTGAGCCGGGGAAATTCGCGCCGCGCGGCCGCAAGTACCTGCTCGATCTGTGTGAGTGTCGTCGCCAGGTCGGCGCCACCGTGCGTGATCTTCGTCGCCGCGATCTCGCCCAAAAACTCAGCGGCCGAAAACGACGGCGTGCCGACAATCACTTGCGGCGGATCAGCCATTAAAATCAGCGTCAAACCGTCTCCTTGGCTGCGCTCTTCGACGATTTGCTCGGCCAGTTGCTTGGCACGGTCGAACCGGCTGCGATCCGTGGGCTTGTACGCCATCGAATACGAAGCGTCCAGCACCAGCAACTTATGCGTCGGCTGGCCGGTATGCGTCACCATGCCGGTGCGCTCGATCATGGGCTCGGCCACGGCCAGCACCACCGCCAAAACAAGAGCCGTGCGCACGGCCAGCAGCAACCAGTTCTCCAGGTGAATGCGCCGTGAATTCTTGGTGACCGCGGCTAGCAGATACTGCATCGCCGCCCAGGGAACCTCCTGGTAGCGGCGCCGACTGAGCAAATGAATCACTACGGGCGCAGCAGCAGCCGCCATCCAGCCGAGCATCGCCGGATGCATCCACAGGCCCAGCAGTATTAACCGATTAAGCAACGTCTTTCACGATAAGATTGTGATCGAACTGCATTCCAACAATTCGCCTTACTTCACCATCAACGGTCCCATCAGCCGGCATGCCTGAGTCGAGACGCCAGGTATGCCGACAGCGGCACGTCCAATGTTTGATCGGTGCGCATCGGTACGTAATCGATGCGCTGCGCCCGGCAGCCGCTTTGCACCTGGCGCAAGAAAGCACCAAACTCCGCCAGGTACGCTTTGCGCAGCGTGCGCGGTTCGCTCAGGACGTCGGGCAACTGCTCGAGCCCCTTGAACAGAGTCGTCTGCTGAAAGGGAAAATCCATTTCGGCCGGGTCGAGCACATGGAAAATTACGACCTCGTGCCGGCGATGTCGCAGATGCTTTAGTCCCGCCATCATCGCGGGAACATCATCGAACAAATCGCTAAGAATCACGACCAGGCCGCGCTTCTTCAAGCGTTCGGCCAGGTCATGAAAGATGGGGCCCGTCGCCGTCTTCCGTTCGGCATGCGTCTCGTCCATGACGTGCATCATTTGTTTCAGTTGCGACGGATTGCCGCTGGGGCGTAGCAAAGTGCGGACCTCCTGGTCGAACGTCACCAGGCCGACACTATCCTGCTGGCGCAGCGTGAGGTAAGCCAGTGATGCAGCGATGCACTGCGCATATTCCAATTTGCTGAGAGCCGCGTGGTCGCTCTTGTAGCGCATGCTCTCGCTCGTATCCAACAGCAAATAACAGGCGAGGTTCGTCTCCTCTTCGTATTGCTTCAGATAGACCTTGTCGGTCTTGGCAAATACTTTCCAATCGACGTAGCGCAGATCGTCACCTGGCACGTATTCGCGATGCTCGGCGAACTCGACCGAGAATCCGTGGTAGGGGCTGCGATGCATGCCCGCCACGTATCCCTCGACGATCGAACGAGCTCGCAGCTCCAGGCCGTGCAATTTAGCGAGCGTCTGCGGATCTAAATACTTCTGCGACTCGTCCACCGCCGCTGGTCTCCAGGTCCGATTCCGGAACGACTTCGATCAACTTGCGAATGATATGGTCTGTCTTGATTCCTTCGGCCTCGGCATTGAAGTTGGTCACAATGCGATGCCTGAGCACCGGCGCCACGACAGCCCGCACGTCCTCGCACTCGGCGTGATACCGGCCGTGCAGCACGGCCCGCGCTTTCGCCGCAAGCACCAGGTACTGACTGGCCCGTGGTCCCGCGCCCCAACTGACGTAATCGCGAATGAACTGCGGAACGTCCCCCTTCTCGCGCCGCGTCAACCGCGTGAAGCGCAATGCATAGCGGGCCACGTGCTCGGCCACGGGCACGCGCCGCACGATGTTCTGCAGCGTGAGAATGTCCTCGGTCGATAGTGTTGTTTCGAGTGTCGGCGTTTCGTCGGCGGTCGTGCGGCGCACGATTTCGAGTTCTTCGTCTTCGTCCGGATAGTCGACGAACGTGTTGAACATGAAGCGATCGAGCTGCGCCTCGGGCAATGGATAGGTACCCTCCTGCTCGATCGGGTTCTGTGTGGCCAGGACGAAGAATGGCGCCGTCAGACGATGCCGTGTGCCACCCACGGTCACCTGGTGCTCTTGCATTGCCTCGAGCAGCGCCGCCTGCGTCTTTGGCGGCGTGCGATTGATTTCGTCGGCCAAGATCACGTTCGCAAAGATCGGGCCGGCCAAAAACTTGAACTGCCGCACGCCTGAAACCTTGTCTTCCTGAATCACCTCGGTGCCCGTAATGTCCGATGGCATCAGGTCGGGCGTGAATTGGATGCGGCTGAACTTGAGCGACAGCGTGTCGGCCAGCGTGCGAATCAGCAATGTCTTTGCCAGGCCTGGCACACCGACCAACAAGCAGTGGCCGCGAGCGAACATCGCGATCAGCAACTCTTCGATCACCTGTTGCTGGCCGACGATCACGCGCCCCAACTCGGCGACCAGTCGGCGGTAGGCGTCGTTAAGCTTTTGTACTGATTGCACGTCATCGTCGGGGAGCATGCGATCCTCTTTTCAAATCGTTGATTTCCGCCTGATTTGATTCAGCCCGTTCTGCCAATCCAACTCGATCGTGGCGTTGCCAACATGCGCCACTAGCTCTTACCGGCCGCTCGCACTCTGCGACGCCGGTCTTGTACGACCGGATGGCGCCGGCGCGCGCGTCGCTTGTTCGGTGCGAGGCTTGGCCCGTTCGCCTTGTCCTAGCGTGTTGCCTGCCGCCGAGTAATCGGCTGGTCCTAAGGCGGTAAGTCGATCACTGCTGGCAATGACCAGCACTTCGCCGGCCGCGACTAAATTGCCCGAATGAATCCCGCGCGCTTCGAGCATGACGGGCGCTTGCTCCTGTCCTGTGCGCTGATCGAAGACGTGGATCGCTTGCACGGTTGGCCAATAGACCTTGCCGCCCGCCAACACGCCACGGCCAAACCCCTTGGGCGTCGGGCCCTCGGGCCAGGGATAGCTCACTTTGCCGGTCATCACGTTGATGCGCCATAGTTTTTCGCCGCTAGCCCACAGTGCGTCACCGCCGACCCCCAACAGATGCACGACGTCGTTGGCCAGATTCGTCTCCCACAGCAACAGCCCGGTCGCCGCATCGTAGGCCAGAATGCTTTCACTGTCGGCCGGTGCGACGATCAGCCGGCCACGGTCGTAGAGACACGGAGTCAAATCGCGATAGAAATGCGTCGCCCGCTGATTTAGGTCCCCCTTCTTCGCGCGCGGATAGCGCACGATCCACAGCGGGTGTCCCGTGTCGGCAGCCAGCGCCGCTACGGCGCCCAGGTTCGTGTTCACGTACACAACATCGTCGACCAACGTCAGCAGGTTGTGCGTACACTCACCCGATTGGCCGCGCGACGGCGTTTCAGCGCTGGCGACGAACTGCCGCCACAATTGTCGGCCGGTGCGCGCGTCGTAACAAGCGACGTGCGATTGGGGGCGCGTGCCATGTCGCAGCGCGACAAAAACTCGCTTGCCGTCCGTGACCGGCGATCCCTCGTAGGCCCATTTCTCTTCCAGTCGCAGCGGCGGCCACGTCAAACGCCCTTCGCCGACCAGGTCCAGCCCGACGAGATAGCTCGGCTGATGATAATTGACGCTGTCTTCGGGGCGCGTCGTCAGCGGATCGCCCATGCGGGCATAGAGAAAGCCTTCATGAGCCGTGAGTGTGAATCGCGCCACGCCCAGCGTGCTGGCCGTGCCATGTACGCGCTCGGCGATCGGCTCGGCAGGACGAAATATAACGGCGTCGCCCCCCCAGGCCGGCTTACCGGTGCGGAGGTCGTAAATTCGAATTTCATGCTGCGTGTTTACGGCAACCAGATTGCCGACGACGATCGGATGGTAGCTGAGCAGCTCGTTCTTGGTCTCGGCAACGCGAGGCGAAGGATAAAATGAATCGGTAACCGGCGCCTTGGGGAGCGAAATCGGTTCGCTCCACAAGACAACATCCGGAGCAAGCGCCGCCGGCCCGCAATGCGATCGAGACATCGCCCCGGCGAACGTCGGCCAATCGCGCCCCGCGGCAGACGGCTGCCAATCCTTCGCCCCGGCCAAGAGCGCCGTCAGCGACTCGACGTAATTCACTTCCAGACCGGCGAGTCGACCACGTGCCGAGGCATGCATCGCCGTAAACGCCACAAGTTCGTCGGCGGCGCGCTCGAGCGAACCTTCCAGAATCGACACCAGCACGAGCCGCGCACGCACGCTGGCCAGATCGACGTCCGAATCCGGATATGCCAAGCGATTGGGGGGCAGGTTGCGGTCGTTCCAACAAGCGACAAGTTCGCGGCGCGTTTCATCGGTCAAAGCTTCATCGGTGCGCAACCGATACACGGCCGGCGGGATCGCGCTATCCGGCTGGTACCACCGCTGCAACTGCTCGCGACGCTCGGTCGCGAGTCCATCATCGGCAATCGTGCGATCAAATGCGTCGCGCGGCACGCTTTGTGGCGGGGTAGGAATCAACGCCTCCCAACTGGCTCGCGCAACGCCATGCTCGCCCCGTTCGAGAGCCATATCTCCCAAGGCCAACAAGGCATCGTCGCCCGTGCTGCTGACAAAGTACTGGTCGAGCATGTCGCGCAATGCCCGCACATCATGTCGGGCCACTACGTCGTCAAATAATCGTTTGGCCTGGGCGTCGATCCGGGCACGATAAAGCGCGAGCGCCTGCGCCGGCAGAACCGCCAGCCGCATTTGGCAATATTCACGCACGCTGACGTAACGGCGGTCGCTGGCAGCGATGACACGGCCCAAATCTTTTTCCATCACCTGTCGCAAGGTTTCGACAGCTTCGTCCCATTGCTGGTCCCCGGCGAAGGCCTTGGCCTGCTCCAGGCGGGACAACGTATCGGCGTCGGCCTGCGGCACTTCCACCGAATCGGAAAGCTCAAAGCGGCTGGACAGGCTAAAGAAGAAGGGTTGCGCTGCGCATAAACGCGGCGCAATCAGCAACGCGAAGAACGCGACAACCAGCCAACTCAGATTACGGCATACGAAACCGATACTCACGTTCGCACGGACCTCGGTGAAGGGTCGAGCATGCCAGGCAAGACATCTGGGCGGCGGCGCGCGTCGAAAGCAGGCTGAACCGGATCGATCGAAAGCGTAACGACGGTTCGGGCGTCAACCGACGCTGGGCACTTAAGTATAAGCCGCGACACAGTTCCCGGAAAGGAAACGCCCACTCACAGCCGACCCGGCAGACGATGCGAAATGCAGGGAAAACCGCAGAAAATCGTGGCGATTCCTGCAAATCGCGGCGCGGGCGCGGCGCGGCTACCCGCGACACGTCCCACCTTCGTAAGCTCCCACTTGATGGGTGCGCCAGCACCGCCAGGACTTACCGCGACCGCGAATACCCTTCCAGAATGCGACCGATGTAGAACATCGCGAATGAAGCCACGGCCATCACGAGCATCTTGCCAACGCTTACGAGCTCCGTGATTTGCATGACGATGGCCAGGCCGGGCAGAACGAGTCCCGCGATCTGTAGCAGCCGCCCAATGATTTGCACGCCCGTTCTCCTGCGCGACACCTTGGATAAACTTACACCCGCATGGCTGCGTCGCTGGCAGTAGAGTATCGTAAAGACATGCCGCGCCGCAACGAGCGCGGCGGGAGGCAGACAACAATGAGCCTGTGGCAAATCCTCGGACGAACCTTACGGCTGCGCTGTCCGCGCTGCGGCCAGGGGCGACTCTTCAGCGGTTGGGTCAGCATGCCGCGACAATGCGAGTCGTGCGGCCTGAAATTCGAGCGCGAGCCCGGCTACTTCCTTGGCTCGATCTATTTCAACTACGGCGTCACGGCCTTTATTGTGACGATTGCCGCCCTGTCGATGATGATGTTCAGCGACTTCTCCGAACGAACGCTGCTCTTCTCGCTCGGTGCGTTTTGCATCCTGTTTCCGATGTGGTTTTTCCGCTATGCCCGGGCGCTGTGGATGACGTGGGATCATTTTGTCGATCCTCTGCCGACAACGACCGCCGCATCACAACCAATTCCACATGATGCCGCGAAAGACGCAGCGCATAGGTAACGTCGAATCGCGCGGCGAAATAGAAAAACGCGTGCGAACGATTACTCGCCGCGAATCTCGGTCGACTGGTGACCGCCGAGCGGAGCGTCGCCATTTTTCTGCTGGCGACGGGCCTGGCGCACCAGGTAATAGAAATAACCGCTGAACGAACCGAAGATCGCGAACGGCATCGAGAGCATGAACAGGATGCTGTACATCATCCCGGTGACCAGGTCTCCCCCCTTGCCATCCTGATTGGCGAGAGCCGCCTTGCAACTGGGACAAGCCGAGGCCGTCTGAGCCGCAACCAAGACGAGAACCACTGCGGCGAACAAGACAACGTTCGACAACAGGCGTCGACGTCGTTCGGCGCGGGTGTCATGGCTTGTATGCGTCATTTTCAGACTCGCTAGACCGGACATCTTTAACAATCGAAATTATAGCCGATACAGGGCACCTGGGTAGACGGAAACCGGGGGAGGATCGTGCCTGGCAAGTCGGTTTTTAGCCGGTTTTTCTCGTTCGAGTAGGACGCCCGGTGCCCCATGCCCCCGCTCGTGGATTCCGCACGCGTCGCTACGACGGCTTCTTCGTCATACAGCATTTCTTATATTTCTTGCCTGAGCCACAAGGGCAGGGATCGTTCCGCCCCGCCGCGCCGGTTGCCGGCCGCGCGACCCTGGCGGACGCAGGTGCTGGCGGGGGTTGCCCTTCACGCCCGGGCAAGCAATCCCGGAAGACGTTTTGTCCCTTGATCCATTTCGCCGCCACGTCCGGAGTCGTTAACGCGCACAGTACCGCGCTGTTCAGCTCATACCGCTGGGCATCGATTCCTTTTTCCGCGAGCCCATCGCGCATCCCGTCGGACACTGACACCGTCCAGATGCGCGCGTGATAGTCGAACGGGGCGGTATTGGGCTGCGTCGGATGCAGATACGCCTCTTCGCATTTTTTGACCGATAGCGAACTATACCCGCGACAGATCAAGGGGCGCGCCGCGTATACGCTGCACGTATTATCGTCGGCCAGCAATGCACAAGGGATGTTCGCCTGCTTGCGCTGCTCGGCAGTCATCGGCCGTTTCCGCCGTACGCGATCGCGCAATCGTTCTTCGACCTTGGCGAGTTGCTCGGGTGGCAGCGTTTGACGCAGATGATGGGCCACGCTGATGGCATCGAGCGGATGAACCTCGACGTGCGAGTAGCAACAGAAAGCGCACCCTGCCCGGCATTCTCGCCCCGCGCGGCCAGGCGATTGATCGATGCCGACCTGAGCCCGGCCCAGCGTATCGTCGATCAATTCGAGCGCCGCCCGCTCAGTCCGGCCGGCGTTCTCGATGATTTCGATCGTGGATTCGTACTCCGCTCGGCGGGCACGGGCGCAAGCCTCGAACGCTTCGGCCTGCGTGGGCATTTCGGCGTCCGCGTCGCCGCCCAT
Encoded here:
- a CDS encoding VWA domain-containing protein, with amino-acid sequence MPAWLERFLGLEPAESGEGTVWTLDYQWPWPAGLTLVVVASIVTLIVFFYLREAARAGRNIRIALIGVRLVVLGIVCFMIAQVAVTLERTGLPYLVFAVDDSASMGVVDRYDDPQIASLAESQLRGARLQRMTRLNLAKSLLLADNGQLLQDAARGHKLRLYFIADSARSDLGETEELLERIARVEPTGQSTRLGQGIRNILNDLRGAPPSAIVLFSDGISTEGESLADAAGYARRRGVPLLTVALGNDRPNRDLVVSDLLVDDVVFVDDVVNFEFKLIGHGFADKQVDVVLRDKTNPAPLAKTTVKVGADGQAKKVVIPYRPTAVGEFEFVVEVPSLPDEVQADNNRQERLVSVRKDQIHVLLAQAYPNYEFRYLKHLLERDSTIELHTVLQEADPSYAEIDQSALRSFPVRREELFKYDVIIFGDVNPTLLGAGVMRNLNEFVTEKGGGLVFISGLRFTPDAYRDTPLAALLPLEFDGATAGQPISGSVAGFQVLPTDLGLASPTMQLGDTPEQTREIWNNLPPLYWMFEISKLKPAVRVLAEHVARSGENGAKLPLICLQYAGAGKVLFHAVDGTWRWRYRVGDVFFARYWIQTIRYLSRAKLLGNNRSAELTTDRREYHRGEPVLVRVRFTDERLAPAEDNGVSVVLEQQGSKNIHVQLERAEMGRGVFVASLADLPEGRYHAWIAAPTLEGGAPATDFTVTLAAGEFERVEADFAELARASETTKGRSFTLATAEQLKKSLPAGRQVPIEALPPIELWNRWPLLLAFVGLLVGEWLLRKRYAMV
- a CDS encoding VWA domain-containing protein → MLNRLILLGLWMHPAMLGWMAAAAAPVVIHLLSRRRYQEVPWAAMQYLLAAVTKNSRRIHLENWLLLAVRTALVLAVVLAVAEPMIERTGMVTHTGQPTHKLLVLDASYSMAYKPTDRSRFDRAKQLAEQIVEERSQGDGLTLILMADPPQVIVGTPSFSAAEFLGEIAATKITHGGADLATTLTQIEQVLAAARREFPRLTREQVYFLTDLGRTSWSPDLGAASIAEFRERARRLGEAAALTVIDLGQSGADNAAIEQLRLADGVVTVGQATMLAAEVRNFGRQAKAQQTVELHIDGERTAERTVDLAAGGSTAVNFPCYFDAAGEHVVELRMTPDLLDIDNHRYLAIGVKDQLRVLCVDGRPAGGRFKSATDFLMVALSPPAGERQRSRVRPEVVNESALLDTDLTQYDCVFLCNVSQFTEREANVLRSYLNFGGGVVFFLGDQVQPDNYNRLLAARDDPAKRVLPAQLLKPAEAAQYALDPLGYRHPLVAEFRDSEQAGLLTTPLQKYFKLQLAEPTRAQVALATDSGDPLIVEETIGRGRSILVATSADATWTAMPMWPSYVPIVQELLMFAMHGRLQEHNVSVGQALGGLLPAGRVAGIDVRVPSGEIKRAAVVGEASDRSWSFGDTQQSGIYRVEPFGGGTQLAAAQAFAVNLNTVESDLEQVTPEELAQDVWPGVRYFHRTNWRDTDADVSDEIVVRSRLHLWLLVAAVGLLVTESFLNWFSGRYAR
- a CDS encoding DUF58 domain-containing protein is translated as MDESQKYLDPQTLAKLHGLELRARSIVEGYVAGMHRSPYHGFSVEFAEHREYVPGDDLRYVDWKVFAKTDKVYLKQYEEETNLACYLLLDTSESMRYKSDHAALSKLEYAQCIAASLAYLTLRQQDSVGLVTFDQEVRTLLRPSGNPSQLKQMMHVMDETHAERKTATGPIFHDLAERLKKRGLVVILSDLFDDVPAMMAGLKHLRHRRHEVVIFHVLDPAEMDFPFQQTTLFKGLEQLPDVLSEPRTLRKAYLAEFGAFLRQVQSGCRAQRIDYVPMRTDQTLDVPLSAYLASRLRHAG
- a CDS encoding MoxR family ATPase, which encodes MLPDDDVQSVQKLNDAYRRLVAELGRVIVGQQQVIEELLIAMFARGHCLLVGVPGLAKTLLIRTLADTLSLKFSRIQFTPDLMPSDITGTEVIQEDKVSGVRQFKFLAGPIFANVILADEINRTPPKTQAALLEAMQEHQVTVGGTRHRLTAPFFVLATQNPIEQEGTYPLPEAQLDRFMFNTFVDYPDEDEELEIVRRTTADETPTLETTLSTEDILTLQNIVRRVPVAEHVARYALRFTRLTRREKGDVPQFIRDYVSWGAGPRASQYLVLAAKARAVLHGRYHAECEDVRAVVAPVLRHRIVTNFNAEAEGIKTDHIIRKLIEVVPESDLETSGGGRVAEVFRSADAR